Proteins from one Streptomyces sp. NBC_00289 genomic window:
- a CDS encoding DUF2786 domain-containing protein has protein sequence MSTTSTVERAFRAALYADTDTALDTGASLLAADPGADAELGRRGEEFVATAWRRGWQPADLVRFVRRELDEVHVRLVAALITTESSHDHPHARAHTRPHHGRPTDPPNHPRGPRWAAQLAHIARLAQSEESGSATAQGTRRPQHPDRFTHATTVLELYRLLLSLPALEPLEPLEPSAGPRRERRPESRMLSRIRALLAKAEATGYPEEAEALSAKAQELMARHSVDEALLAAQAPAGDAPSACRVGVEAPYEQAKAILLDAVATANHCRAVWNEALGFSTVVGFEADLEAVELLYTSLLVQAQTAMTKAEAAQRAGGRKRTKSFRQSFLAAYAHRVGTRLAAAAETQVAQDLLPVLATRDIAVNDRLDHLFPQTTTTRLRGVSDEAGWTEGAEAADRAQVRSRRPLH, from the coding sequence GTGAGTACGACCAGCACCGTCGAACGCGCCTTCCGGGCCGCGCTCTACGCCGACACCGACACCGCCCTCGACACGGGCGCCTCGCTGCTCGCCGCCGACCCCGGTGCGGACGCCGAACTCGGCCGACGGGGCGAGGAGTTCGTGGCGACGGCCTGGCGGCGCGGCTGGCAGCCCGCCGACCTCGTGCGGTTCGTCCGACGAGAACTGGACGAAGTACACGTACGCCTGGTCGCGGCGCTGATCACGACCGAGTCTTCGCACGACCACCCGCACGCCCGCGCGCACACTCGCCCTCACCACGGGCGGCCGACCGACCCGCCGAACCACCCCCGCGGCCCCCGTTGGGCCGCGCAGCTCGCCCACATCGCCCGCCTCGCGCAGTCGGAGGAGTCCGGTTCCGCGACAGCGCAAGGCACCCGGCGCCCCCAACACCCCGACCGCTTCACGCACGCCACCACCGTGCTGGAGCTGTACCGCCTGCTGCTGAGCCTGCCGGCGCTGGAGCCACTCGAGCCGCTGGAGCCGTCGGCCGGGCCGCGGCGGGAGCGGCGGCCCGAGTCGCGCATGCTCTCCCGCATCCGCGCCCTGCTCGCCAAGGCGGAGGCCACGGGCTACCCGGAGGAGGCGGAGGCGCTCAGCGCGAAGGCACAGGAGCTGATGGCCCGGCACAGTGTCGACGAGGCGCTGCTCGCCGCCCAGGCGCCTGCCGGGGACGCGCCCAGCGCCTGCCGCGTCGGGGTCGAGGCGCCGTACGAGCAGGCCAAGGCGATTCTGCTGGACGCCGTCGCCACCGCGAACCACTGCCGCGCGGTGTGGAACGAGGCCCTCGGTTTCTCCACCGTCGTCGGTTTCGAAGCCGACCTGGAGGCGGTCGAACTCCTCTACACCTCGCTGCTCGTGCAGGCGCAGACCGCGATGACGAAGGCGGAGGCCGCCCAGCGCGCGGGCGGCCGGAAGCGGACCAAGTCCTTCCGGCAGTCCTTCCTCGCGGCCTACGCCCACCGCGTCGGCACCCGGCTCGCCGCGGCCGCCGAGACCCAGGTGGCCCAGGACCTGCTGCCGGTCCTCGCCACTCGCGACATAGCCGTCAACGACCGCCTGGACCACCTCTTCCCGCAGACGACCACGACCCGCCTGCGCGGTGTCAGCGACGAGGCCGGCTGGACGGAAGGCGCCGAAGCGGCCGACCGGGCACAGGTCAGGTCCCGCCGACCGCTCCACTGA
- a CDS encoding Clp protease N-terminal domain-containing protein produces MTTKPTITSSVRLDDLIAAIKNVHPHALDQLEDAVIAAEHLGDVADHLIGHFVDQARRSGASWTDIGKSMGVTRQAAQKRFVPKESTDLDPNQGFGRYTPRARNVVMAAHNEAIAARNAEGRPEHLVLGLLAEPEGLAAKAITGQGILLDSVRQAASAALPPAAEEVPELVPYGSDAKKVLELTFREALRLGHNYVGTEHILLALLEFEHGEGVLSDLGLTKPTAEHHIAEALAAFAQERGARTEPDN; encoded by the coding sequence ATGACGACGAAGCCGACCATCACGTCCTCCGTACGCCTCGACGACCTCATCGCGGCCATCAAGAACGTTCACCCGCACGCCCTCGACCAGCTCGAGGACGCGGTGATCGCTGCGGAACACCTCGGAGACGTGGCCGACCACCTGATCGGTCACTTCGTGGACCAGGCCCGCCGCTCGGGCGCGTCCTGGACCGACATCGGGAAGAGCATGGGAGTCACCCGGCAGGCCGCGCAGAAGCGGTTCGTGCCGAAGGAGTCGACCGACCTCGACCCCAACCAGGGCTTCGGCCGGTACACCCCGCGCGCCCGCAACGTGGTGATGGCCGCCCACAACGAGGCCATCGCCGCCCGCAACGCCGAGGGCCGCCCCGAGCACCTGGTGCTCGGTCTGCTGGCCGAACCGGAAGGGCTGGCCGCGAAGGCCATCACCGGGCAGGGCATCCTCCTCGACTCCGTACGTCAGGCCGCCTCCGCGGCACTGCCGCCCGCGGCGGAGGAGGTCCCGGAACTCGTCCCCTACGGCTCCGACGCGAAGAAGGTTCTGGAGCTCACCTTCCGTGAGGCCCTCCGCCTGGGCCACAACTACGTCGGCACCGAACACATCCTGCTGGCCCTGCTGGAGTTCGAGCACGGCGAGGGAGTCCTGTCGGACCTCGGCCTCACCAAGCCGACGGCGGAACACCACATCGCCGAGGCACTCGCCGCGTTCGCCCAGGAGCGCGGGGCCAGGACTGAGCCGGACAACTGA